In Dermatophilus congolensis, a genomic segment contains:
- a CDS encoding toxin-antitoxin system HicB family antitoxin, with the protein MAVEKGVEEGAVDEDSAPSDGSRRVERKKILLRLDPAVHEALAKWANDELRSVNAHIEFVLRRALREEGRAPKDAAPMRKRGRPRK; encoded by the coding sequence ATGGCTGTGGAAAAAGGGGTTGAGGAGGGCGCGGTAGATGAGGATTCCGCGCCTTCTGATGGTAGTCGGCGGGTTGAGCGTAAGAAGATTTTGTTGCGTCTTGACCCGGCGGTGCATGAGGCCTTGGCGAAGTGGGCGAATGATGAGCTTCGCAGTGTTAATGCTCATATCGAGTTTGTGCTGAGACGGGCTCTGCGTGAGGAGGGGCGAGCGCCGAAAGATGCTGCTCCTATGCGTAAGCGTGGCCGTCCGAGAAAGTAG
- the hisH gene encoding imidazole glycerol phosphate synthase subunit HisH: protein MSPVVAVLEYGVGDVRPVAAVLERVGARVVVTSDRCECQDADGLVVSGFGDFRVCMEKLSAVFGPQVIETRLCGGRSVLGIGLGMQVMFEGVVDALGGEVAGLGEWPEVLEPVKGEAVPQVGWVVVDAAEGSKLFVGVGGERFYFEHEYAAHSWSLCPTGSFEVVRPLVSWSDYGCRFVAAVENGPLVATQFYPESSGAAGEVVLRNWVGTLKR, encoded by the coding sequence ATGAGTCCTGTTGTTGCGGTGCTGGAGTATGGAGTTGGCGATGTTCGACCAGTTGCTGCTGTGCTTGAGCGTGTGGGGGCAAGGGTAGTTGTGACTTCGGATCGGTGTGAGTGTCAGGATGCTGATGGGCTTGTGGTGTCAGGTTTTGGTGATTTCCGTGTGTGTATGGAGAAGTTGTCTGCGGTTTTTGGGCCACAGGTGATTGAGACTCGGTTGTGTGGTGGGCGGTCGGTTCTGGGGATTGGCCTAGGGATGCAGGTGATGTTTGAAGGTGTGGTGGATGCGTTAGGGGGTGAGGTTGCTGGTTTGGGGGAGTGGCCTGAGGTTCTGGAGCCGGTGAAAGGAGAGGCGGTGCCGCAGGTTGGGTGGGTTGTGGTTGATGCGGCTGAGGGGTCGAAGTTGTTTGTTGGCGTGGGTGGGGAGCGTTTTTATTTCGAGCACGAGTATGCGGCGCATTCGTGGTCGCTGTGTCCGACGGGCTCGTTTGAGGTTGTGAGGCCGTTGGTGTCGTGGTCGGATTATGGCTGTCGTTTTGTTGCTGCGGTGGAGAACGGCCCGTTGGTGGCTACACAGTTTTATCCCGAGAGTTCGGGTGCGGCAGGTGAAGTGGTGTTGCGGAATTGGGTTGGAACTTTGAAGCGGTAG
- a CDS encoding anaerobic C4-dicarboxylate transporter, whose translation MIWIHLLIVLTAILLGARLGGIAIGFVGGLGVLALALLGVSPGDMPLDVISIIMSVICAIAAMQVAGGMDYLVNLAEKLLRKNPKHLTILAPVVTYLMTLMAGTGHTAFSTMPVITEVAKENDIRPSRPLSVAVVASQIAITASPISAAVVFFSSTLEKQGIGYLQVLGVAIPSTFIACMLTAFTMMLIDKFNPNSPLHKDPIYQERLAAGTVESRKHQNQEPSPNARTSVLIFLIGLIAVMSYATAISDKVGLIENPPMTRDQAIIAFMLTIAAAIVLISKVPASEVLNASTFKSGMSASICVLGVAWLGTTFVHAHTAAIKGAAGTLLTQYPWLLAVVLFFAASLLYSQAATAKALIPSALALGVAPGAAVAAFPAVSALFVLPTYPTLLAAVEMDDTGSTRIGKAVFNHPFLIPGVLAITYAVTIGFALAHIII comes from the coding sequence ATGATCTGGATTCACCTTTTAATCGTCCTCACCGCAATCCTCCTCGGCGCGAGACTCGGCGGCATCGCCATCGGTTTCGTCGGCGGCCTAGGAGTACTCGCACTAGCCCTCCTAGGCGTATCCCCCGGCGACATGCCACTCGACGTGATCTCCATCATCATGTCCGTCATCTGCGCCATCGCAGCAATGCAAGTAGCAGGCGGAATGGATTACCTCGTCAACCTCGCCGAAAAACTCCTCCGAAAAAACCCCAAACACCTCACCATCCTCGCCCCCGTCGTGACCTACCTCATGACCCTCATGGCAGGCACCGGGCACACAGCTTTCTCCACCATGCCTGTCATCACCGAAGTAGCTAAAGAAAACGACATCCGCCCCTCACGCCCACTCTCAGTAGCCGTGGTCGCCTCCCAAATCGCCATCACCGCCTCCCCCATCTCAGCGGCAGTGGTGTTCTTCTCAAGCACCCTCGAAAAACAAGGAATCGGCTACCTACAAGTACTCGGCGTAGCCATACCATCCACATTCATCGCATGCATGCTCACCGCATTCACAATGATGCTCATCGACAAATTCAACCCCAACAGTCCCCTTCACAAAGACCCGATCTATCAAGAACGACTTGCAGCAGGCACCGTCGAATCACGCAAACACCAAAACCAAGAACCATCCCCCAACGCCCGCACATCAGTCCTCATCTTCCTCATCGGCCTTATCGCCGTCATGAGCTACGCCACTGCGATCTCTGACAAAGTCGGCCTCATTGAAAACCCCCCGATGACCCGTGACCAAGCCATCATCGCTTTTATGCTGACAATCGCTGCGGCCATCGTGCTCATCAGCAAAGTCCCCGCCAGTGAAGTCCTCAACGCATCAACCTTTAAATCAGGTATGAGCGCCTCCATCTGCGTGCTCGGCGTTGCATGGCTGGGAACAACTTTCGTCCACGCACACACCGCCGCAATCAAAGGAGCTGCAGGAACCCTACTCACCCAATACCCCTGGCTACTTGCAGTAGTTCTCTTCTTCGCCGCATCCCTTCTCTACTCACAAGCCGCCACAGCCAAAGCACTCATACCCTCAGCTCTAGCCCTAGGCGTAGCCCCCGGCGCAGCAGTGGCAGCATTCCCCGCCGTATCTGCTCTCTTCGTTCTACCGACTTACCCGACCCTGCTCGCAGCAGTCGAAATGGACGACACCGGAAGCACCCGCATCGGCAAAGCAGTCTTCAACCATCCATTCCTCATCCCCGGCGTACTGGCAATCACCTATGCAGTAACCATCGGATTCGCCCTCGCTCACATCATCATCTGA
- the aspA gene encoding aspartate ammonia-lyase produces MSTTRTETDLLGSKDVPANAYYGIHATRAIENFPISGHTINDTPAMIRGMVMVKKAAAMTNKTLGALKPETADAIIWACDQMLDNNRCMDQFPIDVFQGGAGTSLNMNTNEVIANLALEHLGEPKGSYKIVNPNDDVNRSQSTNDAYPCGFRLAVDTMLGDLADTLGELNATFANKGDEFTEILKMGRTQLQDAVPMTLGQEFTAFAVTLGEELRHLDNARTLLLEMNLGATAIGTGLNTPPEYANLALVNLARVSGRPCVPAPNLIEATSDCGAYVMAHAALKRLAVKLSKICNDLRLLSSGPRAGLNEINLPEMQAGSSIMPAKVNPVIPEVVNQVCFKVMGNDLTVSLAAEAGQLQLNVMEPVIAQALFESISLLKNACTTLRTKCIQGITANPDVCHEYVTNSIGVVTYLNDYIGHTAGDAVGKEAAATGKSVREIVLERELMDADLLDRVLSRENLMRPRDLRELAENGTPSDPQAAR; encoded by the coding sequence ATGAGCACCACCCGCACCGAAACCGACCTACTCGGAAGCAAAGACGTCCCCGCCAACGCCTACTACGGCATCCACGCCACCAGAGCCATCGAAAACTTCCCCATCTCCGGACACACCATCAATGACACCCCCGCCATGATCCGCGGCATGGTCATGGTCAAAAAAGCCGCAGCAATGACCAACAAAACCCTCGGAGCACTCAAACCCGAAACCGCCGACGCAATCATCTGGGCCTGCGACCAAATGCTCGACAACAACCGCTGCATGGACCAATTCCCCATCGACGTATTCCAAGGCGGCGCCGGCACATCCCTCAACATGAACACCAACGAAGTCATCGCCAACCTAGCCCTCGAACACCTCGGTGAGCCCAAAGGAAGCTACAAAATCGTCAACCCCAACGATGACGTCAACCGCAGCCAATCCACCAACGATGCATACCCCTGCGGATTCCGCCTCGCCGTCGACACCATGCTCGGCGACCTAGCAGACACACTGGGCGAACTCAACGCCACCTTCGCCAACAAAGGCGACGAATTCACCGAAATCCTCAAAATGGGACGCACTCAACTTCAAGACGCCGTCCCCATGACCCTCGGCCAAGAATTCACTGCCTTCGCCGTCACCCTCGGAGAAGAACTCCGCCACCTCGACAATGCCCGCACCCTCCTACTCGAAATGAACCTCGGTGCCACAGCTATCGGAACCGGACTCAACACACCCCCCGAATACGCCAACCTCGCCCTCGTCAACCTCGCTCGAGTCAGCGGCCGCCCCTGCGTCCCCGCCCCCAACCTCATTGAAGCCACCAGCGACTGCGGGGCTTACGTCATGGCCCACGCAGCACTCAAACGCCTTGCTGTCAAACTCTCCAAAATCTGCAACGATCTACGCCTCCTATCCTCCGGACCCCGCGCAGGACTCAACGAAATCAACCTGCCCGAAATGCAAGCAGGATCATCGATCATGCCCGCCAAAGTGAACCCCGTCATACCTGAAGTCGTTAACCAGGTCTGCTTCAAAGTCATGGGCAACGACCTCACCGTCTCCCTCGCCGCAGAAGCCGGACAACTCCAACTCAACGTCATGGAACCTGTCATTGCCCAAGCGCTCTTCGAGTCCATCTCACTACTTAAAAACGCCTGCACTACCCTGCGCACCAAATGCATTCAAGGCATCACCGCCAACCCCGACGTATGCCACGAATACGTCACGAACTCCATCGGCGTGGTTACCTACCTCAACGACTACATCGGCCACACAGCCGGTGACGCCGTCGGCAAAGAAGCCGCCGCAACAGGTAAAAGCGTCCGCGAAATCGTCCTCGAACGAGAACTCATGGACGCAGACTTGCTCGATCGCGTACTTTCACGCGAAAACCTCATGCGCCCCCGCGACCTGCGCGAACTCGCAGAAAACGGGACTCCCTCCGACCCACAGGCTGCTCGATGA
- the infC gene encoding translation initiation factor IF-3, translated as MPKVRLVGPNGEQAGIVNIDEALRLAAEVDLDLVEVAPNANPPVAKLMDYGKYKYEAALKARESRKNQVNTVIKEIKLRPKIDAHDYETKKGHVVRFLSGGDKVKVTIMFRGREQSRPELGFRLLQRLADDVAELGTVESQPKQDGRNMVMVVAPTKKKSEAKAEQRRKRDESARAAAQAKAEKQAPAAAAETAAEEPVEQV; from the coding sequence GTGCCCAAGGTTCGATTGGTTGGACCGAACGGCGAGCAGGCCGGGATCGTCAATATTGATGAGGCCTTGCGTCTGGCTGCGGAGGTTGATCTCGACTTGGTCGAGGTTGCCCCTAATGCCAATCCGCCGGTGGCCAAGCTCATGGATTATGGCAAGTACAAGTACGAAGCCGCTTTGAAAGCCCGTGAGTCCCGCAAGAACCAGGTCAATACGGTCATCAAGGAGATCAAGCTCCGACCGAAGATCGATGCGCACGACTATGAGACGAAGAAGGGCCATGTTGTCCGATTCCTTTCTGGTGGTGACAAGGTCAAGGTGACGATCATGTTCCGTGGTCGGGAGCAGTCCCGCCCGGAGTTGGGGTTCCGTCTGCTCCAGCGTTTGGCTGATGATGTCGCCGAACTAGGAACGGTGGAAAGTCAACCAAAGCAGGATGGCCGGAACATGGTGATGGTGGTCGCTCCAACGAAGAAGAAGTCAGAAGCTAAGGCTGAGCAGCGTCGTAAGCGTGACGAGTCTGCTCGGGCGGCTGCGCAGGCTAAAGCTGAGAAGCAAGCGCCGGCAGCAGCGGCTGAGACTGCAGCTGAAGAGCCAGTCGAGCAGGTCTGA
- the rpmI gene encoding 50S ribosomal protein L35 — MPKNKTHSGAKKRFRLTGTGKVMREQAGQRHLLERKSSKQIRRMQDDQVLAPQDAKKVKKLLGK, encoded by the coding sequence ATGCCGAAGAACAAGACTCACAGTGGTGCGAAGAAGCGCTTCCGCCTTACCGGTACCGGCAAGGTTATGCGCGAGCAGGCGGGCCAGCGTCACCTTCTCGAGCGCAAGTCGAGCAAGCAGATTCGTCGTATGCAGGATGACCAGGTTCTTGCGCCGCAGGACGCCAAGAAGGTCAAGAAGCTTCTCGGCAAGTAA
- the rplT gene encoding 50S ribosomal protein L20, giving the protein MARVKRAVNAHKKRRTTLERASGYRGQRSRLYRKAKEQVTHSFVYSYRDRRARKGDFRRLWIQRINAAARANGMTYNRFIQGLKAAEVDVDRRMLAELAVSDPAAFTALVEIAKANVPAQSKGEQDS; this is encoded by the coding sequence GTGGCACGCGTGAAGCGGGCGGTTAACGCCCATAAGAAGCGTCGTACTACCCTCGAGCGAGCCAGCGGTTACCGCGGTCAGCGTTCTCGCCTGTACCGCAAGGCGAAGGAGCAGGTCACTCACTCATTCGTTTACAGCTACCGCGACCGTCGCGCGCGCAAAGGCGACTTCCGTCGTCTCTGGATTCAGCGCATCAACGCTGCAGCTCGTGCGAACGGTATGACGTACAACCGTTTCATTCAGGGACTGAAAGCTGCTGAGGTTGATGTCGACCGCCGTATGCTAGCTGAATTGGCTGTTTCTGACCCTGCTGCGTTTACTGCGCTAGTGGAGATCGCCAAGGCGAACGTTCCGGCTCAGTCGAAGGGTGAGCAGGACTCCTGA
- a CDS encoding TrmH family RNA methyltransferase: MSIQSNRRTRSLLDNPRAERVRRVRALLRRSVRQKEGRFLAEGPQAVREAVAWCPRSIIDVYVDPHGRERHKDIVDAALAAGVFVHEVTAEVLAVMADTESPQGVLAVVEKVDVPLEKILEEGSDRPRMLVMLAAVRDPGNAGTVLRGADAMGADAVLVGSSSVDLYNPKVVRSTVGSLFHLPVVTGVDVQSTLMRLREEAGVVAYAADGEGDTPIAEADLTRSHVWVMGNEAWGLTEEMSASCDQVVSIPLHRAESLNLAMAATICMFASSQARG, from the coding sequence GTGAGTATTCAAAGCAATCGACGAACCCGTTCCCTCCTCGATAATCCGAGAGCGGAGCGGGTTCGTCGTGTTCGTGCATTACTTCGCCGGAGTGTGCGGCAAAAAGAGGGAAGATTTCTCGCAGAGGGGCCACAAGCAGTTCGGGAGGCAGTGGCTTGGTGCCCACGATCAATTATTGATGTTTATGTTGATCCGCATGGTCGCGAGCGGCATAAGGACATTGTCGATGCGGCGTTGGCTGCGGGAGTTTTCGTTCATGAGGTGACTGCTGAAGTATTGGCTGTGATGGCCGATACGGAGAGCCCGCAAGGCGTTTTGGCCGTGGTTGAGAAAGTAGACGTGCCATTAGAGAAGATCCTTGAAGAGGGATCTGATCGTCCTCGGATGCTTGTCATGCTGGCTGCGGTGCGTGATCCAGGTAATGCAGGGACCGTTTTGCGGGGCGCAGACGCGATGGGTGCGGATGCGGTTTTGGTTGGTTCTTCAAGCGTGGATTTGTACAACCCGAAGGTAGTTCGCTCAACTGTGGGTTCGTTGTTCCATCTGCCTGTTGTTACGGGAGTCGATGTGCAGAGCACGTTGATGCGGCTTCGTGAAGAGGCTGGTGTGGTTGCTTATGCCGCAGATGGTGAGGGAGATACACCTATTGCTGAGGCAGATTTGACGCGTTCTCATGTGTGGGTGATGGGAAATGAAGCTTGGGGGCTCACGGAAGAGATGAGTGCTTCTTGTGATCAGGTTGTCTCAATTCCTCTTCATCGAGCAGAGTCGCTAAACCTTGCAATGGCAGCCACGATTTGTATGTTCGCTTCGTCTCAGGCGCGTGGTTGA
- a CDS encoding exodeoxyribonuclease III produces MQRIATFNINGIRAAHRRGFTCWLQERNCDVIALQEVRASLEVLPTNAFGPYYTAYNPGTLPGRNGVAILTKQPPEDVRTWNLTHPATIFTPNNGEADSYPTPQRESSPTHLARELKKFIHEGRWIEVDLAEAPITVISLYVPKGGLPAELQRPGNSREPMDGGAKHLRKMDFLTGLDRQLTRARRQAKARGRELLVMGDFNIAHENWDVTNWRANRRSEGFLPIEREWLSKILSPRKFIDVIRHRHGPTPGPYSWWSWRGQSFTKDVGWRIDYHLATPKLAETAVNDTTDKDSSPDSRISDHCPVIIDYAI; encoded by the coding sequence ATGCAGCGTATCGCCACCTTCAACATCAATGGCATTCGTGCCGCACACCGCCGCGGATTCACTTGCTGGCTTCAAGAACGCAACTGCGACGTGATCGCACTCCAAGAAGTACGAGCCTCACTCGAAGTACTCCCCACCAATGCCTTCGGCCCCTACTACACCGCCTACAACCCCGGCACACTCCCCGGCCGAAACGGCGTCGCCATCCTCACAAAACAACCACCCGAAGATGTACGCACCTGGAACCTTACTCACCCCGCAACCATCTTCACCCCCAACAATGGCGAAGCCGATTCCTACCCAACACCACAGCGAGAGAGTTCTCCCACGCACCTGGCACGCGAACTCAAAAAATTCATACACGAAGGCCGTTGGATCGAAGTAGACCTGGCAGAAGCACCAATCACAGTCATCTCTTTATACGTACCCAAAGGAGGCCTACCAGCAGAACTACAACGCCCCGGAAACTCTCGCGAACCTATGGACGGCGGTGCAAAACACCTCCGGAAAATGGATTTTCTCACCGGACTAGATAGACAACTCACCCGCGCACGAAGGCAAGCAAAAGCACGAGGCCGCGAACTACTCGTCATGGGAGACTTCAATATCGCCCACGAAAACTGGGATGTCACCAACTGGCGAGCAAATCGCCGCTCTGAAGGCTTCCTTCCCATCGAACGAGAGTGGCTCAGCAAAATCCTCTCGCCCCGAAAATTCATTGATGTCATCCGGCACCGTCACGGCCCCACCCCCGGACCGTACAGCTGGTGGAGCTGGCGCGGACAATCTTTTACCAAAGACGTCGGATGGCGTATCGACTACCACTTAGCCACACCAAAACTCGCCGAAACCGCCGTTAACGACACCACAGACAAAGACAGCTCTCCAGACTCCCGTATCTCCGATCACTGTCCCGTCATCATCGACTACGCCATTTAA
- the pheS gene encoding phenylalanine--tRNA ligase subunit alpha yields MSGPNTNYDPVEVSALSAESVEAALADALAAVEAAGDLDELKAARVAHAGEKSPLALANREIGALPPSAKAEAGKRVGAARGQIGRALAARQEILEAEHEEKMLAEETIDVTVVPERRRIGARHPISLMSERIADIFVGMGWEIADGPEVEAEWFNFDSLNFAPDHPARAMQDTFFVEPADGGLVLRTHTSPVQMRVLHERDLPVYVAVPGKVFRTDDLDATHTPVFHQIEGLAVDKGLTMAHLRGTLDRFLSELVQAEVVTRLRPSFFPFTEPSAEMDVQCWACAGGEASCRVCGGTGWIELGGCGMVNRNVLLAAGIDPEVYTGFAFGLGIERALMLRHGVKDMFDIVEGDVRFSTQFGLEI; encoded by the coding sequence GTGTCCGGACCCAATACGAATTACGATCCTGTAGAGGTGAGCGCTTTGTCGGCCGAGTCGGTCGAGGCTGCGCTTGCAGATGCCCTTGCTGCTGTGGAGGCTGCGGGGGATCTGGATGAGTTGAAAGCTGCGCGTGTTGCGCATGCTGGCGAGAAGAGCCCGTTGGCTTTGGCGAATCGTGAAATTGGAGCGTTGCCGCCAAGTGCTAAGGCTGAAGCTGGCAAACGTGTCGGTGCTGCACGTGGGCAGATTGGTCGTGCTTTGGCTGCACGGCAGGAGATCTTGGAGGCTGAGCATGAAGAGAAGATGCTGGCCGAGGAGACTATCGATGTAACGGTCGTTCCTGAACGTCGCCGTATTGGTGCTCGGCACCCGATCTCACTGATGTCAGAGCGGATTGCTGACATTTTTGTCGGTATGGGATGGGAAATCGCTGATGGTCCGGAAGTCGAGGCGGAGTGGTTTAACTTTGACTCTTTGAACTTTGCTCCTGACCATCCGGCGCGGGCGATGCAGGACACCTTTTTCGTGGAGCCTGCCGATGGTGGGTTGGTGTTGCGGACGCATACTTCGCCAGTTCAGATGCGAGTGTTGCACGAGCGGGATTTGCCTGTATACGTGGCCGTTCCGGGCAAGGTTTTCCGCACGGATGATTTGGATGCCACGCATACACCTGTCTTTCACCAAATTGAAGGTTTGGCGGTTGATAAGGGCCTGACGATGGCCCATCTGCGGGGTACCTTGGACCGATTCTTGTCTGAGTTGGTTCAGGCAGAGGTGGTGACGAGGCTGCGGCCGTCGTTCTTCCCGTTCACTGAGCCAAGTGCTGAGATGGATGTGCAGTGCTGGGCGTGTGCCGGTGGTGAGGCATCGTGTCGGGTGTGCGGAGGTACTGGTTGGATCGAGCTTGGTGGCTGCGGCATGGTTAATCGGAACGTGTTGCTGGCTGCTGGAATTGATCCGGAGGTTTATACCGGTTTTGCGTTTGGGTTGGGTATTGAGCGTGCCTTGATGTTGCGGCACGGGGTGAAAGACATGTTTGACATCGTTGAGGGTGACGTGCGTTTCAGCACCCAGTTTGGCTTGGAGATCTGA
- the pheT gene encoding phenylalanine--tRNA ligase subunit beta has protein sequence MRVPISWLRDIVGKNSLPDEMTAEQVAAALVRVGLEEEAILGGEISGPLVVGRVLTRVEEPQKNGKVINWCTVDVGENGQRLSEQKDQEIVCGAHNFDVGDLVVVVLPGAVLPGGFEISARKTYGHMSNGMICAEDELGLGEDHEGIIVLTEYFKNNPDKLARCVPGADAIELLGLDEKVVEINVTPDRGYAFSMRGVARDFALSVGAPVVDPAVDAASRAPEGNESGYEVRLEDENPIRGNDGCDRYVARVVRGVNPDTPTPEWMVQRLVQSGMRPISFVVDVTNYVMLLLGNPLHAFDLSQLEGPIVVRRARPDEKLTTLDGVERELHGEDLVITDSGEKPLVLAGVMGGMGVEVTDKTTDVLIEAACFDPVSVARSSRRHRLSSESSKRFERGVDPALAPAAAEMVADLLVRYAGGTADEGVTDVGERVALARITTPFTMSMHEPERLVGLKWTPAQIGEELSRLGVSATGNGDGTLSIVAPSWRPDLRTGADVVEELARLRGYEQIGSVLPAAPGGRGLTVAQRVVRRVSDTLANAGFVEVLTYPFVASERFDELQYGEKDERRVARRLVNPLRAEQPLLRTTVLSTLVDAAARNVARGIRDVAVFEVGRVVHGVEEPVAAPVPAVGAKPEAEVLAQIDQALPQQPHHVAFVAAGAAVSAAPDVEARAFDAADVIGAVLEVGRALGLNLVVEAAECAPWHPGRCAKVSTEFGECVGYAGELAPRVCKAVDLPARTCAAELNVDVLIDAFAACRAQAVKLSTLPVANTDVALVVDEVVSAAEVESALREGAGPLLEELTLFDVFRGEQVGEGKKSLAYRLTFRPREKTLKTTQVSALRDDAVAAAKKATGAELRG, from the coding sequence ATGCGGGTACCGATTTCGTGGTTGAGGGACATCGTGGGCAAGAACTCCTTGCCTGATGAGATGACTGCTGAGCAAGTGGCAGCAGCATTGGTGCGCGTAGGCCTTGAAGAAGAGGCCATTCTTGGCGGTGAAATCTCTGGGCCGTTGGTGGTTGGCCGCGTGCTGACGCGTGTTGAAGAGCCCCAGAAGAATGGCAAAGTCATCAACTGGTGCACGGTGGATGTTGGTGAAAACGGGCAGCGTCTTTCTGAACAAAAAGATCAGGAGATTGTGTGCGGGGCACACAACTTTGATGTTGGTGATCTTGTTGTTGTTGTGCTTCCTGGCGCCGTGCTTCCTGGTGGGTTCGAGATCAGTGCCCGTAAGACGTATGGGCATATGAGTAACGGCATGATTTGTGCAGAAGATGAGCTTGGTCTAGGTGAAGATCACGAGGGAATCATCGTTCTGACGGAGTACTTCAAGAACAATCCGGACAAGCTTGCTCGTTGCGTGCCTGGTGCGGATGCTATTGAGTTGCTCGGTCTGGATGAGAAAGTTGTTGAAATCAACGTCACGCCTGATCGGGGTTACGCCTTCTCGATGCGCGGGGTGGCTCGTGATTTTGCTTTGTCGGTAGGCGCTCCGGTGGTGGACCCTGCTGTAGATGCGGCTTCGCGGGCACCGGAGGGCAACGAATCTGGTTATGAAGTTCGCCTGGAAGACGAAAATCCTATTCGCGGTAATGATGGGTGTGATCGTTACGTTGCGCGTGTTGTGCGTGGCGTGAATCCTGATACGCCTACGCCTGAGTGGATGGTTCAGCGGCTGGTGCAGTCGGGGATGCGTCCGATTTCATTTGTGGTTGATGTGACGAATTACGTCATGTTGCTGCTTGGCAATCCGTTGCATGCGTTTGATCTTTCTCAGCTTGAAGGACCGATCGTGGTTCGTCGGGCTAGGCCTGATGAGAAGTTGACGACGCTAGATGGGGTGGAGCGGGAGCTCCATGGCGAGGATCTCGTTATTACTGACTCAGGTGAGAAACCGCTGGTGTTGGCGGGTGTGATGGGAGGAATGGGGGTTGAGGTCACCGATAAGACGACAGATGTTTTGATTGAAGCTGCTTGTTTTGATCCGGTGAGTGTTGCTCGTTCTTCGCGGCGTCATCGGCTGAGTAGCGAGTCGTCGAAGCGTTTTGAGCGAGGTGTCGATCCTGCTCTTGCTCCGGCTGCTGCGGAGATGGTGGCAGATTTGTTGGTTCGTTATGCCGGTGGTACGGCGGATGAAGGTGTTACGGATGTGGGGGAGCGTGTTGCGCTGGCGCGTATTACCACACCGTTCACCATGTCTATGCATGAGCCGGAGCGGCTAGTGGGGCTGAAGTGGACGCCGGCGCAGATTGGTGAGGAATTGTCGCGGCTGGGAGTGTCAGCCACGGGCAATGGTGATGGAACGTTGAGCATTGTTGCGCCCTCATGGCGTCCAGATTTGCGGACAGGAGCCGATGTTGTTGAAGAGTTGGCTCGTTTACGGGGGTATGAGCAGATTGGGTCTGTTCTCCCCGCGGCTCCTGGTGGTCGAGGTTTAACGGTTGCTCAGCGTGTTGTGCGTCGTGTTTCGGATACTTTGGCGAATGCAGGATTCGTTGAGGTGCTGACGTATCCCTTTGTGGCTTCTGAGCGTTTCGATGAGTTGCAGTATGGCGAGAAAGATGAGCGTCGTGTTGCGCGTCGTCTGGTGAATCCGCTTCGCGCTGAGCAGCCGTTATTGCGTACGACGGTTTTGTCAACGCTGGTTGATGCTGCGGCGCGTAACGTGGCTCGAGGAATTCGGGATGTTGCTGTTTTCGAGGTGGGCCGTGTTGTGCACGGTGTTGAGGAGCCGGTAGCAGCGCCAGTGCCTGCTGTGGGTGCCAAGCCTGAAGCGGAGGTTTTGGCGCAGATTGATCAAGCGCTGCCTCAGCAACCGCATCATGTGGCTTTCGTGGCTGCGGGAGCTGCGGTTTCTGCTGCGCCTGATGTTGAGGCGCGTGCGTTTGATGCAGCTGATGTCATTGGTGCTGTGCTTGAAGTCGGTCGAGCATTGGGGCTGAACTTGGTAGTTGAAGCTGCTGAGTGCGCGCCGTGGCATCCGGGACGTTGTGCCAAGGTTTCTACAGAATTTGGTGAGTGTGTCGGTTATGCGGGTGAGTTGGCTCCGCGTGTTTGCAAGGCAGTTGATTTGCCTGCGCGCACGTGTGCAGCAGAGCTGAACGTTGATGTTTTGATCGATGCGTTCGCTGCTTGTCGTGCTCAGGCTGTGAAGTTGTCAACGTTGCCTGTAGCGAATACGGATGTCGCCTTGGTTGTGGATGAGGTGGTTTCGGCAGCAGAGGTGGAGTCGGCCTTGCGTGAAGGGGCCGGGCCGTTGTTGGAAGAGTTGACTCTGTTCGATGTGTTCCGTGGGGAGCAGGTCGGTGAGGGTAAGAAGTCGTTGGCATATCGGTTGACGTTCCGCCCTCGGGAGAAAACGCTTAAGACGACGCAGGTTAGTGCACTGCGTGATGATGCGGTTGCAGCAGCTAAGAAGGCTACTGGAGCGGAGTTGCGTGGTTGA